Sequence from the Methanomicrobia archaeon genome:
TGATTTCTCAATTTTAGATTCCCCGTAGTAAAGATTTATTTCATCACCTCTTATACCGATATGGATCCCATCAAGACCATGAAAATGGATATTACCGGAGGTTTTTAGGCTCATTTTATTCAAAATTTGGGGTGCATTCCTTTGAGATTCTAATAAAACAAATAATATTAATTCGCCAGGTTCTCCGGTTCCAGAATCTTTCACAAATCTATCAACCGCTTTAAAAACGATAGTAGGGGCATCCTGGCTCGTCATTGGGTCGGAGTACTCTCCCCTTTTTAAGGCATAGGAAATAATATAATTCCTCAATTCACGTATGAACTCTTTGTCAAGTATATTGTCTGAAGAGCATGCAATCATAAAATACTCGCAAAGGATGTTGTCACCGTCATGATTGCACACCTTTTCAATGAACTTGGGAAGATTGTGCTTTCTGACAGATAAAGCCCTTTCAATGAATTTTTCGTCACCCTCTATATCCTTCGCGGCCATTTGCTAGATTCCCCTCCCTCTGATAATTTTATTTATAGTT
This genomic interval carries:
- a CDS encoding DUF1837 domain-containing protein; this translates as MAAKDIEGDEKFIERALSVRKHNLPKFIEKVCNHDGDNILCEYFMIACSSDNILDKEFIRELRNYIISYALKRGEYSDPMTSQDAPTIVFKAVDRFVKDSGTGEPGELILFVLLESQRNAPQILNKMSLKTSGNIHFHGLDGIHIGIRGDEINLYYGESKIEKSMDNAIKNAIDALNDFHMSGNKEEHELDLISNYIDEKKFEGHVDEIKEIINPYSTYKKEKLKKVYSVFIGFNWSDLIDLNFRTIQNNIKRPLTMSLSKNKQIVHKKCRDRIVKSDIDNSVEFFFLPFKDVQKIREYFIEEVLNRERI